In Burkholderiales bacterium, a single genomic region encodes these proteins:
- the cysM gene encoding cysteine synthase CysM — protein MMFHTIEHFVGNTPLVKLKRLPGNTTNTVLVKLEGNNPAGSVKDRPALSMIMRAEARGEIKPGDTLIEATSGNTGIALAMAAAIRGYRLILVMPEHMSVERRQVMRAFGAEIILTSREGSMEEAIDVANRLQAEGKGRILNQFANPDNPQAHYEGTGPEIWRDTGGTLTHFVSSMGTTGTIMGCSRYFKEKNPAIQIIGVQPEEGAQIPGIRKWPPEYLPKIYDPSRVDRILYVSQQEAEEMTRRLAREEGIFAGISSGGALAAALRVSAEVENAVIVSIVCDRGDRYLSTGVFPA, from the coding sequence ATGATGTTCCACACCATCGAACATTTCGTCGGCAACACGCCATTGGTGAAACTCAAACGCCTGCCCGGCAACACCACGAACACCGTGCTGGTGAAGCTGGAGGGCAACAACCCGGCGGGCTCGGTGAAGGACCGTCCGGCGCTGTCCATGATCATGCGTGCCGAGGCGCGCGGTGAAATCAAGCCCGGTGACACCCTCATCGAGGCCACCAGCGGCAACACCGGGATCGCGCTCGCCATGGCGGCCGCCATTCGCGGCTATCGCCTGATCCTGGTCATGCCGGAGCACATGAGTGTGGAACGCCGCCAGGTGATGCGCGCCTTTGGTGCCGAGATCATCCTCACCTCCCGCGAGGGCAGCATGGAGGAGGCCATCGACGTGGCCAACCGCCTGCAGGCGGAAGGCAAAGGACGCATCCTCAACCAGTTCGCCAACCCTGACAATCCCCAGGCCCATTACGAAGGCACAGGGCCGGAAATCTGGCGCGATACCGGCGGCACCCTCACCCACTTCGTCTCCAGCATGGGCACCACCGGCACCATCATGGGCTGCTCCCGCTATTTCAAGGAAAAAAATCCCGCCATCCAGATCATCGGCGTGCAGCCGGAGGAGGGGGCGCAAATCCCGGGCATCCGCAAATGGCCGCCGGAGTATTTGCCCAAGATCTACGATCCCAGCCGCGTGGACCGCATCCTCTACGTGAGCCAGCAGGAGGCGGAGGAAATGACCCGGCGCCTTGCCCGCGAGGAAGGCATCTTCGCTGGCATTTCTTCTGGTGGCGCGCTGGCGGCGGCGCTGCGGGTGTCAGCGGAGGTGGAGAACGCGGTGATCGTCTCCATCGTCTGCGACCGCGGCGACCGTTATCTTTCCACGGGTGTGTTCCCCGCTTGA
- the rlmD gene encoding 23S rRNA (uracil(1939)-C(5))-methyltransferase RlmD, whose product MPTGGNTSPHGRPLEVPRLPPSALPPAMSVYIESLDHEGRGVTHVEGKVVFIEGALPGEWVEYRTLRRKPTYELGEVTRVEKPSFMRVVPRCPHFGICGGCLLQHMEASAQVAAKQRVLEENLARIGKVEAEEILPAVHGPAWGYRHRARLSVRLVPRKGGVLVGFHERRSSFIADMHRCEILPPRISALIDPLRELIGALSIRDRVPQVEVAVGEEGVVLVLRILEPLTTDDEIRLRDFADRYGIQWWLQPKGPDSVYPFYPLEAPPLAYTLPEFGLTLPFSPTEFTQVNFAINRVLVRRALRLLDPQPGEKIADLFCGLGNFSLPMARRGAQVLGVEGNPALVVRAGANARANGLEGTVHFVAADLFAVTEAALKELGSFDKMLIDPPRDGAIEVVKALGPGAPWRIVYVSCSPATLARDAAVLCHEKGYRLKAAGVVNMFPHTGHVESIALFERA is encoded by the coding sequence ATGCCCACTGGCGGGAATACCTCGCCGCATGGAAGACCCCTTGAGGTTCCCCGTCTTCCACCTTCTGCGCTGCCGCCTGCCATGAGTGTTTACATCGAATCCCTGGATCACGAGGGGCGTGGGGTGACCCACGTGGAAGGCAAGGTCGTCTTCATCGAAGGCGCGCTGCCGGGGGAATGGGTGGAATACCGGACGTTGCGCCGCAAACCCACCTATGAGCTTGGGGAAGTGACACGGGTGGAAAAACCCAGCTTCATGCGCGTTGTCCCCCGCTGTCCCCATTTTGGTATCTGTGGCGGCTGTCTGCTGCAGCACATGGAAGCTTCCGCCCAGGTGGCCGCCAAACAGCGGGTGCTGGAGGAGAATCTGGCGCGGATCGGCAAGGTGGAGGCGGAGGAAATTCTGCCCGCAGTCCACGGCCCAGCCTGGGGCTACCGGCATCGGGCGCGTCTTTCGGTGCGGCTCGTGCCGAGGAAAGGTGGCGTGCTGGTGGGTTTCCACGAGCGCCGCAGCAGCTTTATTGCCGACATGCACCGCTGTGAGATCCTGCCGCCGCGCATCTCGGCCCTGATCGATCCTTTGCGGGAACTCATCGGCGCGCTGTCCATCCGTGACCGCGTGCCCCAGGTGGAGGTGGCGGTCGGTGAGGAGGGGGTGGTGCTGGTGCTGCGCATTCTCGAACCCCTCACGACGGACGACGAAATCCGGCTGCGGGATTTTGCCGACCGCTACGGCATTCAATGGTGGCTGCAGCCCAAGGGGCCGGACAGCGTCTATCCCTTCTATCCCCTGGAAGCGCCGCCCTTGGCCTACACGTTGCCGGAATTTGGGCTCACGCTTCCCTTTTCGCCCACCGAGTTCACCCAGGTCAACTTCGCCATCAACCGCGTGCTGGTGCGGCGCGCCCTGCGCCTGTTGGATCCGCAGCCGGGCGAAAAAATCGCCGATCTCTTCTGTGGCCTGGGCAATTTCAGCCTGCCCATGGCACGGCGTGGCGCGCAGGTGCTGGGTGTGGAAGGCAACCCGGCCCTGGTGGTGCGGGCCGGCGCCAATGCCCGCGCCAATGGCCTTGAGGGCACCGTCCATTTCGTCGCCGCCGATCTTTTTGCGGTGACGGAGGCGGCGCTGAAGGAGTTGGGCAGCTTCGACAAGATGCTCATCGATCCGCCCCGGGATGGCGCCATCGAAGTGGTCAAGGCTCTGGGGCCGGGCGCCCCGTGGCGCATCGTTTATGTCTCCTGCAGCCCCGCCACCCTGGCGCGGGATGCTGCGGTGCTCTGCCACGAGAAAGGCTATCGGCTCAAAGCCGCGGGCGTGGTGAACATGTTTCCCCACACCGGGCATGTGGAGTCCATCGCCCTCTTCGAGCGGGCATGA
- a CDS encoding 3'-5' exonuclease: MVPILVFDIETVPDTEGLRRLWQLDAGATAEEIAEIAFQRRRQATGSDFLPHHLHRVIAISCVLRNDEGFRVWSLGTPEAGEPELIQRFFDGIEKYTPQLVSWNGGGFDLPVLHYRALIHGLSAPRYWDMGEDDREFKWNNYISRYHTRHLDLMDLLALYQPRANVPLDELARLIGFPGKLGMDGSQVWSAWCRGEIASIRAYCETDVVNTFLVYLRFQLLRGFLTRAAYDGEVARVRDHLAQLPDAHWREYLAAWKTP, from the coding sequence ATGGTTCCCATTCTCGTCTTCGATATCGAAACCGTCCCCGATACGGAAGGGCTGCGTCGGTTGTGGCAGCTCGACGCCGGGGCAACGGCCGAGGAGATCGCGGAGATCGCCTTCCAGCGGCGTCGGCAGGCGACCGGCAGCGATTTTCTGCCCCATCATCTGCACCGGGTGATCGCCATCTCCTGCGTTTTGCGCAACGACGAGGGCTTCCGGGTCTGGTCCCTCGGCACGCCGGAGGCAGGCGAGCCGGAGCTCATCCAGCGTTTTTTCGACGGAATCGAGAAATACACACCGCAGCTCGTATCCTGGAATGGCGGCGGCTTCGACCTGCCGGTCTTGCATTACCGCGCGCTGATCCACGGTCTGTCCGCGCCCCGTTACTGGGACATGGGGGAGGATGACCGCGAGTTCAAATGGAACAACTACATCAGTCGCTACCACACCCGCCATCTGGACCTCATGGACCTGCTCGCCCTCTACCAGCCGCGGGCGAATGTGCCTTTGGACGAACTGGCGCGGCTCATTGGCTTTCCCGGCAAGCTGGGGATGGACGGCTCCCAGGTGTGGTCGGCATGGTGCCGGGGTGAGATCGCCTCCATCCGCGCCTACTGCGAGACCGACGTGGTCAACACCTTCCTCGTTTACCTGCGCTTCCAGTTGCTGCGGGGTTTCCTCACCCGCGCCGCCTATGACGGCGAAGTGGCGCGGGTGCGCGACCATCTCGCCCAGTTGCCGGATGCCCACTGGCGGGAATACCTCGCCGCATGGAAGACCCCTTGA
- a CDS encoding diguanylate cyclase: MTPPLFILPPWLKDFRAIAVALLSEEGEIIEANEGFVATLAGLAEGTPSSVFIEPSFALLRASPAQADGLVYQGLLRLGAPDGPQRSLAGRVYRMNRLLFVAAEMDISAFEEQSQELAKTRQELDEVRRVLTRRGHALQQALDEIAQLKRLDTVTGLANRAVLDQRMEDEIRRWERSRRPLALLLMDIDNFTAINENYGREVGDEILAHIATLVKQAVRGVDLAVRYGGQEFALLLPETNEMGAIIVAERIRMELEGQLILPVLEPITASFGAATYIGGETRAEFYARAWRALKHSKSHGKNCVTMAGVVAECDHLYQGGGVLQAGSEA; this comes from the coding sequence GTGACACCGCCCCTTTTCATCCTGCCCCCCTGGCTCAAGGATTTCCGCGCCATTGCCGTGGCCCTGCTGTCGGAAGAAGGGGAGATCATCGAGGCCAACGAGGGGTTTGTCGCCACCCTCGCCGGTCTCGCTGAAGGCACCCCCTCAAGCGTCTTCATCGAGCCCAGCTTCGCCCTGCTGCGCGCCTCGCCGGCGCAGGCCGACGGGCTGGTCTATCAGGGTCTGTTGCGGCTGGGTGCGCCGGACGGCCCCCAGCGTTCCCTCGCCGGCCGGGTCTATCGCATGAACCGCCTGCTTTTCGTCGCCGCCGAGATGGACATCAGCGCCTTCGAGGAGCAGAGCCAGGAGCTGGCCAAGACCCGGCAGGAACTGGACGAAGTGCGCCGGGTCCTCACCCGCCGCGGCCATGCCCTGCAACAGGCGCTGGACGAGATCGCCCAGTTGAAGCGCCTCGATACCGTGACGGGGCTGGCCAACCGGGCCGTGCTGGATCAACGCATGGAGGATGAAATCCGGCGCTGGGAGCGCTCGCGGCGGCCCCTCGCTCTGCTGCTCATGGACATCGACAATTTCACCGCCATCAACGAAAACTACGGCCGCGAGGTGGGCGACGAGATCCTCGCCCACATCGCCACGCTGGTGAAACAGGCGGTGCGGGGCGTCGATCTTGCCGTGCGCTATGGCGGACAGGAATTCGCCCTGCTCCTGCCGGAGACCAACGAAATGGGCGCCATCATCGTCGCCGAGCGGATTCGCATGGAGCTCGAGGGGCAACTGATCCTGCCCGTGCTGGAACCCATTACCGCCAGCTTCGGTGCCGCCACCTACATCGGCGGCGAAACCCGCGCCGAGTTCTATGCCCGGGCCTGGCGTGCCCTCAAGCATTCCAAGAGCCATGGCAAGAACTGCGTCACCATGGCCGGCGTGGTGGCGGAGTGTGACCATCTCTACCAGGGGGGCGGCGTCCTGCAAGCCGGTTCGGAGGCATGA
- a CDS encoding mannose-1-phosphate guanylyltransferase/mannose-6-phosphate isomerase, protein MSVTNVKLHPAAELLPARRYAVILAGGSGTRLWPISRANKPKQLLALNGGESLLQQTVRRVLPRVEPARVLTVTASEYRFEVAGQLHAIHPLLANGVLAEPMGRNTLPAIAWACARIARETPEATVGVFSSDHAVADTDAFLEAWESAEAAAQRGLIALFGMKPTEPATGYGYIQAGPPLAAGESGPIGRVQTAMRFVEKPDADTARRYLTQGDYFWNGGMFVFRADRFLELLKAHQPAVYEVAQALAQSGSAQAPAELYATMPDVSIDYGLLELTRDVAVVPVDMGWSDLGSWEAIYQQREKDERGNVIQGEVLAVDSSDNLLWSEHGLVATLGVEGLAVVQTRDATLVCPRERVQDLKTLVAAVKERHAHLAETHLTVTRPWGSYTVLEEGPFYKIKRIVVNPGAKLSMQMHYHRSEHWVVVAGTARITNGETEIYLEENQSTYIPKTHRHRLENPGRIPLQIIEIQSGPYLGEDDIVRFDDVYGRTCEGGQG, encoded by the coding sequence ATGTCCGTCACCAACGTTAAGCTGCATCCTGCCGCGGAGCTTCTGCCGGCGCGGCGCTATGCCGTCATCCTCGCCGGTGGCTCGGGTACCCGCCTGTGGCCCATCTCCCGCGCCAACAAGCCGAAGCAGCTTCTCGCCCTGAACGGCGGTGAAAGCCTGCTGCAGCAGACGGTGCGGCGCGTGCTGCCCCGGGTAGAGCCGGCGCGGGTGCTCACCGTTACCGCCAGCGAATACCGCTTCGAGGTGGCGGGCCAGTTGCATGCCATCCACCCGCTGCTCGCCAATGGCGTGCTGGCCGAACCCATGGGGCGCAACACGCTGCCGGCCATCGCCTGGGCCTGCGCTCGCATCGCCCGGGAAACGCCGGAGGCCACCGTGGGCGTGTTTTCCTCCGACCATGCGGTGGCCGATACCGATGCCTTCCTCGAGGCGTGGGAAAGCGCGGAGGCGGCTGCACAGCGCGGCCTCATCGCCCTCTTCGGCATGAAGCCCACCGAGCCGGCCACCGGTTACGGTTACATCCAGGCCGGGCCGCCGCTGGCGGCGGGGGAGAGCGGCCCCATCGGCCGCGTGCAGACGGCGATGCGCTTCGTGGAGAAACCGGACGCCGACACCGCCCGCCGTTATCTCACACAGGGGGATTATTTCTGGAACGGCGGCATGTTCGTCTTCCGCGCCGACCGTTTCCTGGAACTGCTCAAGGCGCATCAGCCGGCGGTGTACGAGGTTGCCCAGGCGCTGGCGCAAAGCGGGTCGGCGCAGGCACCGGCGGAACTCTACGCCACCATGCCCGATGTTTCCATCGACTACGGGCTGCTGGAACTCACCCGGGACGTGGCGGTGGTGCCGGTGGACATGGGCTGGAGCGATCTCGGCTCCTGGGAGGCCATCTATCAGCAACGGGAAAAGGATGAGCGGGGCAATGTCATCCAGGGCGAGGTGCTTGCCGTGGACAGCAGCGATAATCTGCTCTGGAGCGAGCACGGCCTGGTGGCGACCCTCGGTGTCGAGGGTCTCGCGGTGGTGCAGACCCGGGATGCCACCCTCGTCTGCCCGCGGGAACGGGTACAGGACCTCAAAACGCTGGTGGCGGCGGTGAAGGAACGCCACGCCCATCTCGCGGAAACCCATCTCACCGTGACGCGTCCCTGGGGCAGCTATACCGTGCTGGAGGAGGGGCCCTTCTACAAGATCAAGCGCATCGTCGTCAACCCTGGTGCCAAGCTCTCCATGCAGATGCACTATCACCGTTCCGAGCACTGGGTGGTGGTGGCGGGCACGGCGCGCATCACCAACGGCGAGACGGAAATCTATCTGGAGGAAAACCAGTCCACCTACATTCCCAAGACCCACCGCCACCGGCTGGAAAACCCCGGTCGCATCCCGCTGCAGATCATCGAAATCCAAAGCGGCCCCTATCTTGGCGAAGACGACATCGTGCGCTTCGACGACGTCTATGGGCGCACCTGTGAAGGAGGGCAAGGGTGA
- a CDS encoding chemotaxis protein CheW → MTEGRLPAGSGEYLTFTLGREEYGIDILKVQEIRGYEQPTTIAHAPPFIKGVINLRGVIVPIIDLRIKLDVGTATYDQFTVVIILNVAGRVVGIVVDGVSDVIQLGAENLRPPPDFSSVLDTRYILGLGTVDERMIIIVDIEKLMTSRDMALVEETA, encoded by the coding sequence ATGACGGAAGGCCGGCTGCCTGCGGGCTCGGGGGAGTATCTCACCTTCACCCTGGGCAGGGAGGAGTACGGCATAGACATCCTCAAGGTGCAGGAAATCCGCGGCTACGAGCAGCCGACCACCATCGCCCACGCTCCGCCCTTCATCAAGGGTGTGATCAATCTGCGCGGTGTCATCGTGCCCATCATCGACCTGCGCATCAAGCTCGACGTGGGCACGGCGACCTACGACCAGTTCACCGTGGTCATCATCCTCAACGTCGCCGGGCGCGTGGTGGGTATCGTCGTCGATGGCGTGTCGGACGTCATCCAGCTCGGCGCGGAAAACCTGCGCCCACCCCCCGATTTCAGCTCCGTGCTGGATACCCGCTACATCCTGGGCCTGGGCACGGTGGATGAGCGGATGATCATCATCGTCGATATCGAAAAACTCATGACCAGCCGCGACATGGCCCTGGTCGAGGAAACCGCCTGA
- a CDS encoding Bax inhibitor-1/YccA family protein, whose protein sequence is MQPELSSSHSTMPAAVTAVPAAQKVLRNTYALLAMTLLTSAVTAGIAMVIHLPYGVGLVSSLVALALLWFGLPRTAHSAAGIGVVFAITALLGFGLGPVLNHYLSLANGAQIVMLALGITAITFLGLSAYALTSRRDFSFMASFLLAGVLVAFVAGIVSLVAALLGHPLPQLALTVSALFAVLMCGMILYQTGEIVNGGETNYVLATIGLYVSLYNLFTSLLSLLGFFMGEHD, encoded by the coding sequence ATGCAACCTGAACTTTCGAGCTCTCATTCCACGATGCCTGCGGCGGTCACGGCCGTTCCCGCGGCGCAGAAGGTTTTGCGCAACACCTATGCGCTGCTGGCGATGACGCTTCTCACCAGTGCGGTGACGGCGGGCATCGCCATGGTCATCCACCTGCCCTATGGCGTGGGCCTGGTGAGCAGCCTGGTGGCACTGGCGCTGCTGTGGTTTGGCCTGCCGCGCACCGCTCACTCCGCGGCCGGCATCGGTGTGGTCTTCGCCATCACTGCACTTTTGGGCTTCGGCCTGGGGCCGGTGCTGAACCATTACCTGAGCCTCGCCAATGGTGCGCAGATCGTGATGCTCGCCCTGGGGATCACCGCCATCACCTTCCTCGGCCTGTCGGCCTATGCGCTGACTTCCCGCCGGGATTTCAGCTTCATGGCAAGTTTCCTCCTCGCCGGCGTCCTGGTGGCCTTCGTCGCGGGCATCGTCTCCCTGGTGGCGGCCCTCCTCGGCCATCCGCTGCCCCAGCTTGCGCTCACGGTGTCGGCGCTGTTCGCCGTGCTCATGTGCGGCATGATCCTCTATCAGACCGGGGAAATCGTGAATGGTGGGGAGACCAATTACGTGCTGGCCACTATCGGCCTCTATGTCTCCCTCTACAACCTGTTCACGAGTCTGCTGAGTCTTTTGGGTTTCTTCATGGGCGAGCACGACTGA
- a CDS encoding response regulator: protein MGKVVLTVDDSASIRQMVSFTLKSAGYEVVEAADGEEGLTKAKGRTVDLVLTDQNMPKMDGLTLIKSLRGLPQYRSTPILMLTTESSEAMKSAGRSAGATGWLVKPFDPSKLLEVVKKVIG from the coding sequence ATGGGGAAAGTCGTATTGACAGTCGATGATTCTGCTTCCATCCGGCAGATGGTGAGTTTCACCCTGAAAAGCGCCGGCTACGAGGTGGTGGAAGCGGCGGATGGCGAAGAGGGCCTGACCAAGGCCAAGGGGCGGACGGTTGATCTCGTGCTGACCGACCAGAACATGCCGAAAATGGACGGCCTGACCCTGATCAAGAGCCTGAGGGGGCTGCCCCAGTATCGATCGACGCCGATTCTGATGCTCACCACCGAGTCTTCAGAGGCGATGAAATCCGCCGGCCGCAGCGCCGGAGCCACTGGTTGGCTGGTCAAGCCCTTTGACCCCAGCAAGCTCCTCGAGGTGGTGAAGAAGGTCATCGGCTGA
- a CDS encoding chemotaxis protein CheW — MSIDLSQFHQVFFEEAAEHLASMETLLLALNLASPAPDDLNAIFRAAHSIKGGSGTFGFTDMTEVTHVVETLLDKVRKGELTLTAEMVDACLAAGDVLKAQLSQHQGGPAVEEELVRDIVARLEALASGSAKGRADAGAKVRYGIECTLTRDCAGEAACVENLLSALKELGDCQLLAPASAENPRLALWLDTEREPAAIREVLEFYAPSEEIRIEAQPAAADEGGGEAWGLFAEAPGAPAPKEEAGAAYGFFSDAPGAPALKEEAGEGFGFFTDAPGAPEGSQAAQSAAVAAPSPASAQTPAGAKAAEAKDTRPRPVAAVSLETSSIRVSVEKVDQLINLVGELVITQAMLAQSASILDPVHAERVLAGIDLLSRNTRDLQEAVMSIRMLPMSTVFSRFPRVVRDLAKKLGKEVELKTIGESTELDKGLIEKITDPLTHLVRNSLDHGIEAPEVREAAGKPRKGTLTLKASHQGGKIVIEVMDDGAGLNRARILAKARERGLPVSDAMGDAEVWQLIFAPGFSTAEAVTEVSGRGVGMDVVKRNIEALGGRVELESSPGFGTRVVISLPLTLAILDGMSVRVGSETYIVPLTVVVESLQPRREDIRTIAGQGRVVAIRGEYLPLIPLAEVFAVPGALHEASEGILVVVEGESGKAALQVDELLGQHQVVIKSLETNYRKVEGISGATIMGDGRVAMILDVSALTRMGLRLTRQAKAPAETLPA; from the coding sequence ATGAGCATCGATTTGAGCCAGTTCCATCAAGTGTTCTTCGAGGAGGCGGCGGAGCATCTGGCGAGCATGGAGACGCTGCTTCTGGCGCTTAATCTGGCCTCGCCCGCGCCGGACGACCTGAATGCCATTTTCCGTGCCGCCCATTCCATCAAGGGGGGCAGCGGTACCTTCGGCTTCACCGACATGACAGAGGTCACCCATGTCGTGGAGACCCTCCTGGACAAGGTGCGCAAGGGCGAACTGACATTGACGGCGGAAATGGTGGATGCGTGCCTTGCCGCCGGCGATGTGCTCAAGGCCCAGCTCAGCCAGCATCAGGGCGGCCCAGCCGTGGAGGAGGAACTGGTGCGGGACATCGTCGCCCGCCTGGAGGCGCTGGCGAGCGGCAGCGCAAAGGGGCGCGCAGACGCCGGGGCAAAAGTCCGCTATGGAATCGAATGCACGCTGACCCGTGACTGCGCGGGGGAAGCAGCTTGTGTGGAAAACCTCCTTTCGGCCTTGAAGGAGCTGGGCGACTGCCAGCTCCTCGCCCCCGCCAGCGCGGAAAACCCGCGCCTTGCCCTCTGGCTCGACACGGAGCGGGAGCCGGCCGCAATCCGCGAAGTGCTCGAGTTCTATGCCCCATCGGAGGAGATTCGCATCGAAGCGCAGCCTGCGGCGGCGGATGAGGGAGGCGGGGAAGCCTGGGGGCTTTTTGCCGAGGCACCGGGTGCGCCGGCGCCCAAGGAGGAAGCAGGCGCGGCCTATGGCTTCTTCAGCGACGCGCCTGGCGCTCCGGCGCTAAAGGAGGAGGCAGGCGAGGGTTTCGGCTTTTTCACCGACGCGCCGGGCGCGCCAGAGGGGAGTCAGGCGGCACAAAGCGCTGCGGTTGCTGCGCCTTCGCCCGCCTCGGCGCAAACGCCGGCGGGTGCCAAAGCGGCAGAGGCAAAGGACACCCGTCCGCGACCCGTCGCGGCGGTTTCCCTGGAGACATCGAGCATCCGGGTGTCGGTGGAAAAGGTGGATCAGCTCATCAACCTGGTGGGGGAACTGGTGATCACCCAGGCCATGCTGGCCCAGTCGGCCAGCATCCTCGACCCAGTGCATGCGGAGCGCGTCCTGGCGGGGATCGACCTTTTGTCCCGCAACACGCGGGACCTGCAGGAGGCCGTCATGTCCATCCGCATGCTGCCCATGAGCACGGTGTTTTCCCGTTTTCCGCGGGTGGTGCGGGATCTCGCCAAGAAGCTGGGCAAGGAAGTGGAGCTGAAGACCATCGGCGAGAGCACCGAACTGGACAAGGGCCTCATCGAAAAAATCACCGACCCCCTCACCCACCTGGTGCGCAACAGCCTCGATCATGGCATCGAGGCGCCGGAGGTGCGTGAAGCGGCGGGCAAGCCGAGAAAAGGCACCCTTACCCTCAAGGCCTCTCACCAGGGGGGCAAGATCGTCATCGAAGTGATGGACGATGGCGCCGGTCTCAATCGCGCCAGGATCCTCGCCAAGGCGCGGGAGCGGGGTTTGCCGGTGAGTGATGCCATGGGCGACGCGGAAGTGTGGCAGCTCATTTTCGCGCCGGGTTTTTCCACGGCGGAGGCGGTGACCGAAGTGTCGGGCCGGGGGGTAGGCATGGACGTGGTCAAGCGCAACATCGAAGCCCTTGGGGGCCGCGTGGAGTTGGAATCCTCGCCCGGTTTCGGCACCCGTGTGGTCATCAGCCTGCCCCTCACCCTCGCCATCCTGGACGGCATGTCGGTGCGCGTGGGCAGCGAGACGTACATCGTCCCCCTTACCGTGGTGGTGGAGTCCCTGCAGCCCCGCCGCGAGGATATCCGCACCATCGCCGGCCAGGGGCGGGTGGTGGCCATCCGCGGCGAATACCTGCCCCTCATACCGCTCGCCGAGGTCTTCGCCGTACCGGGGGCGCTCCATGAGGCGAGCGAGGGCATCCTCGTCGTCGTCGAGGGCGAAAGCGGCAAGGCGGCGCTGCAGGTGGACGAACTGTTGGGCCAGCACCAGGTGGTGATCAAGAGCCTGGAGACCAATTACCGCAAGGTCGAGGGCATATCCGGCGCCACCATCATGGGGGATGGCCGGGTGGCGATGATTCTCGACGTCTCTGCTTTGACCCGCATGGGCCTGCGCCTCACCCGGCAGGCCAAGGCGCCGGCCGAGACTTTGCCAGCATAA
- a CDS encoding YdbL family protein, whose translation MRQQIRLLWALFLFLVWSSALAQGANLDIDTPAIAAIKAAQQARHVHLKPYYESGAIGLTRDGMIALRDASLVPLAQRATVSALVAEENRDRAALYREIARANGHPEWEADIRATFANRWIAKAPAGWYVQNAAGEWVRK comes from the coding sequence ATGAGACAGCAGATCCGGTTGCTCTGGGCCCTGTTTCTCTTCCTTGTCTGGAGCAGTGCCTTGGCGCAGGGCGCCAATCTGGACATCGACACGCCGGCCATCGCCGCCATCAAGGCGGCGCAACAGGCGCGCCACGTCCACCTCAAGCCCTATTACGAGAGCGGCGCCATTGGCCTCACCCGCGACGGCATGATTGCCCTGCGGGACGCAAGCCTGGTGCCCCTTGCCCAACGGGCCACGGTGAGCGCCCTGGTGGCGGAGGAGAATCGCGATCGGGCGGCGCTCTATCGGGAAATCGCCCGCGCCAACGGACATCCCGAATGGGAGGCCGACATCCGCGCCACCTTTGCCAACCGCTGGATTGCCAAGGCGCCGGCCGGCTGGTATGTGCAGAATGCAGCGGGGGAATGGGTCAGGAAGTAG